One window of Acomys russatus chromosome 28, mAcoRus1.1, whole genome shotgun sequence genomic DNA carries:
- the LOC127210486 gene encoding guanine nucleotide-binding protein G(I)/G(S)/G(O) subunit gamma-3-like codes for MKEETPISIMSIGQVHKLVEQLKIEANLSQIKMSKAGAHLMTYCDAHACEDPLITPVPTSERPFRERTTFCALF; via the coding sequence ATGAAAGAAGAGACCCCTATTAGCATTATGAGTATTGGCCAAGTGCACAAGCTGGTGGAACAGCTTAAGATTGAGGCCAATTTATCCCAGATAAAGATGTCCAAGGCAGGAGCTCACTTGATGACTTACTGTGATGCCCACGCTTGTGAAGATCCCCTCATCACTCCTGTGCCCACTTCGGAGAGGCCCTTCCGGGAGAGGACAACTttttgtgccctcttctga